The genomic interval TGGGACAAGTTAATGATTTTACTTGAGGACTTTGATTACAGTATTAGTCATTGTTTTAGAGAAAATAATCATGTTGCATACTGCCTTACTCGTGAGGGGGCTTGCGAGATGAGCAATATGGTTAGGGAGTCGTCTCAGTTAGGCCATGAGGCCAAAGGGTTGTATAGGCTGGACTGGGCGGGTTTGGCTAACATTTGTTTGTCTTGAAATTCTTTGGTCTGGTTTTTTGGCTCTTAGgcttgttttgttcttttaataGATGGGGTTTTTGTGTTtggttggtttgtatttgggtGGTCTTTTTTTGTACACCCCAAGATGTTTGGCTTGTAAATCGCGGTTTTCTTCTGCTACAAATGAAGACTATTAATATACTTGGGACGTGGCCACTCCTTGGGGCTTCcgggtttttatttattttttattttttattttgtttattttttaaaaaacctgcATTGTCTTCGCTACGGGCCAAACTTGGCCTCGTACCTCAGCCTAGTTTGCTGGAGCGCATTAACCCACACACATTATGTTCCAACGACACTCTTATAATTATGGGCTCCACTCCAGCTCCAGCTGCCGATACTCTAAACATAGGAAGCAAGTGATCTCACCAATGGCTACCTACACAATATTAGCCCATATCAGAATTCTCCATAGATAGTATATTTCCTTATATAAATTCCGAAGGTACAATAAACCTTGTAATTGTATTTGACTATTGTAACATACTCAATAAATACGATTGACGAGACTCTCGGCACTCTCACATGACTGGGgaattttatcaaacactttgTACTCACTGTCTTTAGGACCTTCTTCCACCACATGGGGTTGAGTATTTGATGAGAGCACCACCACAAGGATGGAAATAGAGATCAGAGTACTTCAACCACTGCATTGCAGTTACCTTATAGTGGCATGGGTTGAAGACAACAAAGACTGGCAGTGGTGTTTTGGGATCGCCACTTCAACAATACTATTTCAAGGCAGTAAAGTGCAGTATAACACAAGCTACAAGTTTCATAGCTGGAGATGGCTAAAGAGAACTATTTCACCTGTGTCCAAAAGGTTCTCGCTGCAGCGGTTTCTATAACACACGCAATGCTGGGTATTCTATACTATGCATAACTGCTGTGATGAGCACGCCCAGCCTAGACATCAGAAGCCAGAAAGGGAGGAGACAGTAATGCTAAAGAATAGGTCACTAGTTATACTCTATAATAGCAAGCCTCGAGTTCCCCAACAGAGCAGCAAACAAACGAGCATGCCCACTCAATGCTAAAACGCAAAGTAAAGCAAGAAGAAGTCAAGATATTGCCAAACATCCTCCCAATCTTCTTGTCTACAATGATGCTGAACAACTGTCTTGCTCAGCTCTCCACCTTTCTGAGTCTAACAGGCAGCTAAACCATGAAGACGGAGCTTGGCTCCTTCAAGGTCCCGCCAGCTTCTCCACCTGTCTTCCCTGTcctatttatcattattcttgCGTCGGTCTATAGCTATGTAATCCTTCCATCTGCCAGAAAATGACCAAAAATGAACTGGGATCACTTCTTTACAATGAATAGGGGCTAGCCCTCTCTATCGCGGGCATGACAGTGGCAGCTCTGGTTGAAATGCAGGCGAAAGAAAGTGTTTGCTGAATCTGAGCTACTAAATTCTGCTGAAACTCTGCCTAAAGCATTCCTTTGATACTTTGTAGTACTTGTTCATTATCACCTTGAGAGGTTTTACTTGCTGATGTTTGTATTAAGCGGACATTTTCTGGATTCTCTTCTCTGGGCCAATCGCTACAAGTTAGATGTGGATATATGTAGAGGGCTGGCTTCGCATGCGAAGAGGTAAGGTGATAAAAAAAGCTAGCATATCTTAGCAGATATTGTTAAGTCATAATTCACATTTATCGATTAATGCCATATTATTGCTCTCTTCTAATTTACATTCTTAGCTGCAGTCATTTATCTTAAAACTCCACATTTCCAtaattcaaccaaaaaaaaaaacaaaataaaatagtacaAAGGAGAAGTAAAATTTAcgaaaagaaaaggaacaaagaaaatCAATCAGCTTCTTGCAAGCCATCCAACAGAAGGGACGCAACAAACAAGCCAACAGCACCAACCCCAAGCGCCCCGGCCAACACGGCCTGCACAGCCACCAGCCCTGCCGAGTCATCCGGAATTAACACAACAACTGCCAATGCCGCCACAAATACAGGCAGCGCCACGGAGGCAAGAGCTGCGGGCGAGGAGCCCGCAACCTTCTCAAGCAAGCTAAGCAGGCCAAGGTCCTCCGCCTTGGAGAACACCCCAAGCTTCTCTATGGAGGAGAGAGTGAATCCAAGCTCCTCGGCCTTGGAGAGCAGGCCTGCCTTTTCCACATTGCTCAGCACCTTTCGCTTCTCTAGCTCCTTGAACACGTCAACCTCCACTTCCTCTGCTCCCTCGTAGAATATTCCGGCCCCGAACCACTTTTTCTCCCAGTTACCATCGAGCTTATTCACCTGCGCTTTTCATCACTGTCATCATTAGGCTGAAATAGACTTTTATTGCTTCAACTTGTGTAAATTTCTAAGATTTCATTCCCATGGTCAACTTGAACCGATTAGCAGAAAATTAGATAGATGTTTATTCCAGCTTAATCGTCAATTTGAATAAGGGAATCAAAAGAAGTCTGACAAGACtaagccccgtttggatagtgaaagtgttcaCTACATCtcctctaattttattattataattttttcaaattttcacacaaaacgtaataaataactcaactttttcaaatctcaaaataataataatattaaaaaataatattctagtaatattttattcaactttcgactttcatctaaaatcatgtcatgtcatctcACTGTCCAAACCGCACCTAAGTGTATTTCATCCACCCAAGTGTATTTCATCCTAATTATAAATAGTGATAGTCTTATCATTGCTGAAATGCACGAGATAACTCATTGTTTGGatgccaagaaaagaaaaagaaccccATCTTTAACTTTGCAGCGAAATAAGGTcccaaatgatgtttttttttctatattatgcCGTTATCCTAGCAACCAGGCAAATGGTATGCCATATATGGTCTGTTTAACTAAGTTTGAATTTTACTTTGCCTGAATTAAGTATTCCCAAGCCCTTTGGCATTCTGATTACAATCTAagagcagaaaaagaaaattagacaTCAATTTTCTACATCTTTCCCTGAATTTTCTTGACAgcgaaaaaagaagagaaaaaggatTAAAGGGTGTTCACAaaacagagaagagaaaaaagaaagtaagaaaGTAGTACCTTCTTTTTGGGTGCCATGGCCACGACAGTTAGTGATTTTCTGGTGGGAAAAAGGCGGACAAAGCGAGATTTGGGGGAGAGGAAGTGCTTGGGTTCGAATCCTCGAGGATAGAGAGCAGAGGAAGATGGTGCAGTGATCGCCATTGGATCACACACAGGGAGAAATAGAGTATGAAGTTCCCAGAGCTTGCTCTGTCTCTCTTGGTGAAGCTAACTGCCACGTGGGATTGGTGGACGCATAGATGAAAGGACAGAGTTTTGCGTATGTAATCTATATGCTCTATTGTCCAAGGACATCCTCCAATCAAATTGGTCGTAGCTTTATCCTCACAAGTTAAAATCTaatacatgaaaatattttgggaaAATCAAATTCATTCATTTTCAGATATTTAACACTATGTCTAAGCAATGGGTATTTACAATATTTACCTTTTGTCTGTATTATCAGTACCTTTATCTCCACTAGACAGGCCCAGCTGTACCGAGTAAGAGGTCCGTATGATGGGTCCAACGAGTTAGAATACGACAAATGCACCATATACTCTC from Juglans regia cultivar Chandler chromosome 2, Walnut 2.0, whole genome shotgun sequence carries:
- the LOC108999216 gene encoding uncharacterized protein LOC108999216; its protein translation is MAITAPSSSALYPRGFEPKHFLSPKSRFVRLFPTRKSLTVVAMAPKKKVNKLDGNWEKKWFGAGIFYEGAEEVEVDVFKELEKRKVLSNVEKAGLLSKAEELGFTLSSIEKLGVFSKAEDLGLLSLLEKVAGSSPAALASVALPVFVAALAVVVLIPDDSAGLVAVQAVLAGALGVGAVGLFVASLLLDGLQEAD